In a single window of the Aminomonas paucivorans DSM 12260 genome:
- a CDS encoding FCD domain-containing protein, whose amino-acid sequence MHDRGGVRVADRDEVVKDLLLLIQEAAEPLGAGALRWGLQERGHGLSEATVGRLLGDLEAQGFLEKDRNKGRRLTPEGRKHLALLEQASVRDSAARDFVDSVLSQDRDRILELLEARRAVEQETARLAAQHATEEDVEDLRRSVEIMESQAREGKGVSEEDTRFHRILARAGGNRLLGAAVDLLRQNPFYARELEIIRREAGRVANPDHRKILEAVEQRDPELAELAMRRHLDNLMEDCRRYWRR is encoded by the coding sequence TTGCACGATCGAGGAGGGGTTCGGGTGGCGGATCGGGACGAGGTGGTGAAGGATCTCCTTCTTCTGATCCAGGAGGCGGCGGAACCCCTGGGGGCGGGGGCGCTGCGGTGGGGCCTCCAGGAGCGGGGGCACGGCCTCTCGGAGGCCACGGTGGGACGCCTTCTGGGGGATCTGGAGGCCCAGGGTTTTCTGGAAAAGGACCGCAACAAGGGGCGTCGTCTGACCCCGGAGGGAAGAAAGCACCTCGCCCTGCTGGAGCAGGCCTCGGTCCGGGACAGCGCCGCCCGGGACTTCGTGGACTCGGTGCTCTCCCAGGACCGGGACCGCATCCTGGAGCTGCTGGAGGCCCGGCGGGCGGTGGAGCAGGAGACCGCGCGGCTGGCGGCGCAGCACGCCACGGAGGAGGACGTGGAGGACCTGCGCCGGTCCGTGGAGATCATGGAGTCCCAGGCCCGGGAGGGCAAGGGGGTTTCGGAGGAGGACACGCGGTTCCACCGCATCCTGGCCCGGGCGGGGGGCAACCGCCTGCTGGGGGCGGCGGTGGACCTGCTGCGGCAGAACCCCTTCTACGCCCGGGAGCTGGAGATCATCCGCCGGGAAGCGGGGCGGGTGGCGAACCCGGACCACCGGAAGATCCTGGAGGCGGTGGAGCAGCGGGACCCGGAGCTGGCGGAGCTGGCCATGAGACGCCATCTGGACAACCTCATGGAGGACTGCCGGCGCTACTGGAGGCGATAG